In Paenibacillus larvae subsp. larvae, the following proteins share a genomic window:
- the ucpA gene encoding SDR family oxidoreductase UcpA, whose translation MPKLEGKIAIVTGSARGIGKGIATVMAKYGAHVLLFNRSEKVFETAKRLREQGLKATEFQVDVTDREGLKRAAAEAHNKLGKIDILVNNAGVIRLANFTETEDEIRDFHFSININGVWNMSQVVLPYMKERKCGKIVNISSVTGYMVADPGEVAYATTKSAIIGFTRSLAAEVAAYNINVNAICPGYIETPMTEQIGKESNPDNPEAVIQGIANSVPLKRLGKPEEVGELASFLASEEASYITGTQIVIDGGSTLPETPSVGV comes from the coding sequence ATGCCAAAATTAGAAGGTAAAATCGCAATTGTAACGGGTTCCGCGAGGGGGATTGGAAAAGGGATTGCCACAGTTATGGCTAAATATGGCGCCCACGTCTTGTTATTTAACCGGAGCGAAAAAGTATTTGAAACCGCGAAGAGGCTTCGGGAGCAAGGGCTTAAAGCCACAGAATTTCAGGTGGATGTGACAGACCGTGAAGGGCTCAAAAGGGCTGCAGCGGAGGCCCATAACAAATTAGGGAAAATTGATATATTGGTGAACAATGCCGGAGTTATCAGGCTGGCTAATTTTACGGAAACCGAAGACGAGATTCGCGATTTTCATTTCAGCATCAATATTAACGGGGTTTGGAACATGTCTCAGGTTGTGCTTCCTTATATGAAAGAGAGAAAATGCGGTAAGATCGTGAACATATCTTCCGTTACCGGTTATATGGTTGCGGATCCGGGGGAAGTTGCTTATGCTACGACGAAATCGGCCATTATCGGATTTACCCGTTCACTGGCTGCCGAAGTTGCCGCCTATAACATTAATGTGAATGCTATTTGTCCGGGTTATATCGAAACGCCGATGACTGAGCAAATCGGAAAAGAATCTAATCCGGATAATCCCGAAGCCGTTATCCAAGGGATTGCAAACAGTGTACCGTTAAAACGGTTGGGCAAGCCGGAGGAAGTTGGAGAACTCGCTTCGTTTTTGGCTTCTGAAGAAGCAAGCTATATTACAGGTACCCAAATCGTGATCGATGGCGGCAGCACCTTACCGGAAACTCCATCCGTTGGTGTTTAA
- a CDS encoding PocR ligand-binding domain-containing protein has product MVKSRFDLNAIIDLKKWHKLQDSLSLVTKMAIITVDYKGVPVSKHSNCQSFCQGVRKDPLLSQYCQKCDARGGLEAVRLNKPYIYLCHFNILDIAIPIIIDNQYIGAIMAGQIKLRDPDIPLLEQIVSRPANSETNNKFKTLEEDYLSLPVLSFEEVSTIADMLFHLCTYIVEEAINKHSTIEMYKKAVSLDTDPPSMDSIVSSDRTYRNIQAIQNELSSTLIETKVKKFTSHEIRPSNRLLQPAFDYIYHHKNENVTLNEMAKLCHISSSYFSRIFTKETGENFSVFVPRLKIEWSKQLLETTELSINQISDKLGFCDAGYFIKTFKKFENLTPAVYRNIYKNNHVEQM; this is encoded by the coding sequence ATGGTGAAATCGCGGTTTGATCTAAATGCAATTATTGATTTAAAGAAATGGCATAAACTGCAAGACTCCCTTTCTCTCGTAACCAAAATGGCGATCATTACGGTTGATTACAAGGGGGTTCCGGTTTCCAAACACAGTAACTGCCAATCGTTTTGTCAGGGTGTGAGGAAAGATCCCCTGCTTTCCCAGTATTGTCAAAAATGTGATGCAAGAGGAGGATTAGAAGCAGTACGGTTAAATAAACCGTATATCTATTTGTGCCATTTCAACATTCTTGATATTGCAATCCCCATCATTATTGATAATCAATATATTGGAGCTATTATGGCCGGACAAATCAAGCTGCGCGATCCGGATATTCCGCTTCTTGAACAAATCGTATCCCGCCCGGCAAACTCAGAAACAAACAATAAATTTAAAACACTGGAAGAGGACTATCTTTCTTTACCCGTCTTATCGTTCGAAGAAGTTTCAACCATCGCGGATATGTTATTTCACTTATGCACCTACATCGTGGAAGAGGCTATAAACAAACATTCAACTATAGAGATGTATAAAAAAGCCGTATCCTTGGATACAGATCCCCCATCCATGGATTCGATTGTCTCTTCTGACCGTACGTACCGGAATATACAGGCTATCCAAAATGAATTGTCCAGTACTCTTATTGAAACGAAAGTAAAGAAATTTACATCACACGAAATCCGTCCTTCTAACCGGCTGCTTCAACCAGCTTTTGATTATATTTATCATCATAAAAATGAAAATGTTACATTAAATGAAATGGCAAAACTGTGCCACATCAGTTCAAGCTATTTCAGCCGAATTTTTACCAAAGAAACGGGAGAAAATTTCTCAGTCTTTGTCCCACGCTTAAAAATTGAATGGTCTAAACAGCTTTTAGAGACAACTGAGCTATCCATTAATCAAATTAGTGACAAGTTAGGGTTCTGTGATGCCGGATATTTTATTAAAACTTTCAAAAAGTTCGAGAATCTTACTCCTGCTGTATATCGAAACATTTACAAGAATAATCATGTTGAACAAATGTGA
- the dhaK gene encoding dihydroxyacetone kinase subunit DhaK, which produces MKKIINKPESLVREMCNGLVLAHPNLEFNSKYKIIKKREINKEKVTLISGGGSGHEPAHAGFVGKGMLDVAVCGDVFASPSQIQVYQAIRSSASNKGTLLIIKNYSGDIMNFKNAAHLAGEDGIQVDFVKVDDDIAVEDSLYTVGRRGVAGTVLVHKIAGAAAEEGLSLSQVKEAAQKAIDNTRSIGFALTSCTVPAKGTPTFKLEDNEMEYGVGIHGEPGIRREKTVSANELANRMVTALLESLNLEHDAEQEVAVLVNGFGGTPLQELYLLNNSVIRELATRNIKVYQVFVGNYMTSIDMAGASVSIMKLDNQLKKLLAEECDTPALVIHEPFEPVEYTEAIFEQNGEKSVSFKVETDADYAKIENGKLSLKNFIYLIDKMSEVIIENEVPFCELDAHAGDGDFGMSVAKGFKQLKTEWNEIVTNHTADIGSFLDACSLVIMEHCGGASGPIWGSAFRAAGKHVGNKKELSVGEIAEMMAAVAKGVQDTGERSFGRGAVVGDKTLIDALVPYAESWKNSARNVDDIKTASTKAADAAVQGAKQTEKIVARMGRAGTVGERSIGYPDAGAYALGVIFTELAKAIR; this is translated from the coding sequence ATGAAAAAAATCATAAATAAACCGGAAAGTCTCGTCAGGGAAATGTGTAACGGATTAGTTCTGGCACATCCTAACCTGGAGTTTAACAGTAAATATAAAATAATAAAAAAAAGAGAAATAAACAAAGAAAAAGTAACTTTAATAAGTGGTGGAGGAAGCGGTCATGAACCGGCACATGCCGGATTTGTCGGAAAGGGTATGTTGGATGTGGCTGTTTGCGGGGATGTTTTCGCGTCCCCTTCGCAAATTCAAGTGTACCAGGCTATCCGCTCCTCAGCGAGCAATAAGGGAACATTGCTGATTATTAAAAATTACAGCGGCGATATTATGAATTTTAAAAATGCGGCTCATCTTGCCGGTGAAGACGGCATACAGGTCGATTTTGTTAAAGTTGATGATGATATTGCGGTGGAGGACAGTCTCTACACCGTTGGGAGAAGAGGCGTAGCGGGTACGGTTCTGGTTCATAAAATTGCAGGTGCAGCGGCAGAAGAAGGATTGTCGTTAAGCCAAGTGAAAGAGGCGGCCCAGAAGGCAATAGACAATACAAGAAGTATCGGATTCGCTCTGACCTCCTGCACGGTTCCTGCCAAAGGCACTCCCACTTTCAAACTTGAGGATAACGAAATGGAATACGGCGTCGGCATACACGGAGAACCGGGAATCCGCAGAGAAAAAACGGTTTCAGCCAATGAATTGGCCAATAGAATGGTGACTGCCCTATTGGAAAGTTTAAACCTGGAACATGATGCTGAACAGGAAGTGGCTGTACTAGTCAACGGATTCGGCGGAACTCCGCTTCAAGAACTATACCTTTTGAATAATTCGGTTATACGTGAGTTAGCGACCAGAAATATCAAGGTATATCAAGTTTTTGTTGGCAATTACATGACGAGTATAGATATGGCAGGAGCATCGGTTTCTATTATGAAACTGGACAATCAGTTGAAGAAATTATTGGCTGAAGAATGTGATACCCCTGCGCTGGTTATTCATGAACCTTTCGAACCGGTGGAATACACCGAGGCAATCTTCGAACAAAATGGAGAAAAATCCGTATCGTTTAAAGTTGAGACCGATGCAGATTATGCAAAAATTGAAAATGGTAAGTTATCTTTAAAAAATTTCATTTATCTAATTGATAAAATGAGTGAAGTGATCATTGAGAATGAAGTTCCTTTCTGTGAGTTAGACGCTCATGCCGGGGACGGCGATTTTGGTATGAGTGTTGCGAAGGGATTCAAACAATTAAAAACAGAGTGGAACGAAATTGTAACAAACCATACAGCGGATATTGGAAGTTTTCTGGATGCTTGCTCTCTGGTTATTATGGAGCATTGCGGGGGAGCTTCTGGTCCAATTTGGGGATCGGCTTTCCGGGCAGCGGGTAAACATGTTGGAAATAAAAAGGAGCTGTCCGTTGGCGAGATTGCCGAAATGATGGCCGCTGTTGCGAAAGGTGTGCAAGACACAGGAGAGAGATCCTTTGGAAGAGGGGCCGTTGTGGGTGACAAAACCCTGATTGACGCCCTTGTTCCTTACGCCGAATCCTGGAAAAACAGTGCCCGCAATGTCGATGATATAAAAACGGCATCAACCAAGGCAGCGGATGCCGCCGTACAAGGGGCGAAGCAAACCGAGAAGATTGTTGCCCGGATGGGAAGAGCCGGTACGGTTGGCGAGAGAAGTATTGGTTATCCTGATGCAGGAGCCTACGCATTAGGGGTTATTTTCACAGAGCTTGCAAAAGCAATCAGATAA
- a CDS encoding helix-turn-helix domain-containing protein yields MSKRSPTSLEVKLRVVKRCLQNETNPSYEAKQLGIDKNTVTDWVRKYKADGLDGLKESTQKGYEYVRIDELLGKDEKRPMEKPQNGGQAGTSSHEKVIT; encoded by the coding sequence ATGTCCAAAAGGAGTCCAACTTCTTTAGAGGTAAAGCTACGTGTCGTAAAGCGATGTCTTCAGAATGAGACAAACCCAAGTTATGAGGCGAAACAGCTGGGAATAGACAAAAACACGGTAACAGATTGGGTAAGGAAGTATAAAGCAGATGGTCTTGACGGATTAAAGGAATCCACGCAGAAAGGATATGAATATGTAAGAATAGATGAATTGCTGGGAAAGGATGAGAAACGCCCTATGGAAAAGCCCCAAAATGGCGGTCAGGCCGGAACCTCATCCCATGAAAAAGTAATTACATGA
- a CDS encoding TlpA family protein disulfide reductase: MKNIFQTLRSLECWNGYQADVLENDSEHTFLYFWSVSCGYCKEILPAIQSFYEEVKNQVKVVGVHVPICEEDLDVSGIDKVILSHKIVTPTLLDHHHDLFAIFQMGFLPSFVLIHTSEDVVDKHIGYEHVQDWLAHLHSILAPVKSGN, translated from the coding sequence TTGAAGAATATATTTCAAACCCTTCGGTCACTCGAATGCTGGAATGGATATCAAGCAGATGTTCTGGAAAACGATTCTGAGCATACCTTTCTTTACTTTTGGTCAGTGAGCTGTGGATACTGCAAAGAAATACTCCCCGCTATACAGTCTTTTTACGAGGAGGTGAAGAATCAGGTCAAAGTGGTCGGTGTACATGTTCCCATATGTGAAGAGGATCTGGACGTATCCGGTATCGATAAAGTAATTCTTTCCCATAAAATCGTTACCCCTACTCTGTTAGATCATCATCATGACCTTTTTGCCATTTTTCAGATGGGGTTTCTGCCCTCTTTTGTTTTAATCCATACTAGTGAAGACGTCGTGGACAAACATATCGGATATGAACACGTACAAGATTGGCTGGCCCATCTGCATTCTATTTTGGCTCCAGTTAAAAGCGGCAATTAG
- a CDS encoding glycerol dehydrogenase: MRKAFISPTKYVQGEDELLNLGYFVRTFGDSALLIAHPDDVKRVKDKLEYTKKKFNIKLIESDFQGECSREEVKRLQELAKQNSCSSTIGLGGGKAIDTAKCIAEGEALIIVPTIAATDAPTSHSAVLYTPDGEFDDYAYFKQSPSVVMVDTTVIANAPTRFLVSGMGDALSTYFEARATSRSFSNVNAGLPCGVHEGVCGDAKGTNTALALATFCYETLLKDGLKAKIACDCNLVTPALENIVEVNILLSGLGFESGGLAAAHGIHDGLTALEGTHHYFHGEKVAFSTIAQLVLENADKDELNEVLEFCTAVGLPVCLADIGVDSISEEELMKVAQKACIPEESTHSMPFPVTEEAVAAAVMVADQIGREFKKKRGE; this comes from the coding sequence ATGAGAAAAGCTTTTATTAGCCCTACCAAATATGTCCAAGGTGAAGATGAATTATTAAATCTGGGATATTTCGTAAGAACGTTTGGAGATTCGGCTTTGCTAATTGCCCATCCGGATGATGTAAAAAGAGTGAAAGATAAACTTGAATATACGAAGAAAAAATTTAATATTAAATTGATTGAAAGCGATTTCCAAGGGGAGTGTTCACGCGAAGAGGTCAAGAGATTGCAAGAATTGGCTAAACAAAATTCCTGTTCCAGTACGATTGGATTAGGCGGGGGAAAAGCCATTGACACGGCTAAGTGCATAGCGGAGGGAGAAGCATTAATTATTGTTCCGACTATAGCAGCAACCGATGCACCAACAAGTCATTCGGCGGTTCTTTATACACCGGACGGTGAATTTGATGACTATGCCTATTTTAAGCAAAGTCCCAGTGTAGTAATGGTTGACACTACAGTGATTGCCAATGCCCCTACAAGATTTCTTGTTTCAGGCATGGGAGATGCACTCTCTACCTATTTTGAAGCCAGAGCAACATCCAGATCTTTTTCTAACGTTAATGCAGGATTGCCATGTGGTGTTCACGAAGGAGTATGCGGTGATGCCAAGGGAACTAATACGGCACTGGCACTTGCTACATTTTGTTATGAGACCTTATTAAAAGACGGTTTAAAGGCAAAAATAGCTTGTGATTGCAATTTAGTCACGCCTGCTCTTGAGAACATTGTAGAGGTCAATATTCTTCTGTCAGGGTTAGGCTTTGAAAGTGGCGGATTAGCTGCTGCCCACGGCATTCATGATGGTTTAACGGCACTGGAGGGGACCCATCACTATTTCCATGGAGAAAAAGTTGCCTTCAGTACAATAGCCCAACTGGTTCTTGAGAATGCAGACAAAGATGAATTGAATGAAGTATTGGAGTTTTGTACAGCAGTCGGCCTTCCGGTATGTCTTGCAGACATTGGTGTGGACAGCATTTCGGAGGAAGAGTTGATGAAAGTGGCCCAAAAAGCTTGTATTCCGGAAGAATCCACTCATTCTATGCCATTTCCAGTCACGGAAGAAGCTGTGGCAGCTGCCGTCATGGTAGCAGATCAAATCGGCAGGGAGTTTAAAAAGAAAAGGGGGGAATAA
- a CDS encoding HEAT repeat domain-containing protein, with protein MLPKDPNQSMIEKLGSQNIPEAFRAISNLKDQGAQALPYLMKAIRREEESTRVMAVVVLGELETAAVPAIPVLLDLLKEENDQMRMAAALALVRIGDKSIHPIREYIASADDEDCFWASWSLALLNSPLEEKAVAALYKAHKDSTNPIEMIAAEEALGKVIGNQLKQ; from the coding sequence ATGTTACCAAAAGACCCAAATCAAAGCATGATAGAGAAGCTGGGCAGTCAGAATATACCGGAGGCGTTTAGAGCAATCAGTAACCTGAAAGATCAGGGGGCACAGGCTCTCCCCTATTTAATGAAAGCTATCCGGCGGGAGGAAGAATCCACTCGTGTTATGGCAGTAGTGGTTTTGGGGGAACTTGAAACGGCTGCTGTGCCGGCTATTCCCGTATTACTGGATTTGTTAAAAGAAGAGAACGACCAAATGCGCATGGCTGCTGCGTTAGCTTTAGTAAGAATTGGCGACAAAAGTATCCATCCGATCAGAGAGTACATTGCTTCGGCAGACGATGAAGATTGTTTTTGGGCCAGCTGGTCTTTGGCTTTGCTCAATTCTCCTCTGGAAGAAAAAGCGGTAGCCGCTTTGTACAAGGCTCACAAAGATTCAACCAATCCGATTGAGATGATAGCAGCTGAGGAGGCATTGGGGAAAGTCATCGGAAATCAGTTAAAACAGTGA
- a CDS encoding CPBP family intramembrane glutamic endopeptidase, producing MELIWLIIGFVSLGIFVKYRPKSYESMLIPRTEAIRLARERIFELAGVDVSTWKAYAMYWHDRNTISRLHQLNKLDTLRKTLFNWGLVESWRIRFISLNNSIIIGLNARGEVTFLNVTVRDNRHYTGEKQEKSIGDIKRTLTQKDSIFWKDAKIIGQGQRTEDLSNIDTYWYLVEGQDLRMKISVQVSQGRIINILSDTEIKTSNIQQVVKKEFRETALNLSGFIGALGATIAGVLSLIYTDASIGSTISVLLAAIIVFAVFLTSTDDVKMGIVNAYDSRLTIKSVYIIGYLSALMAGLAYSCVVFVTSLAGFNLASLEQIPLFRNQVSQITYGVSIGLICLGLFSLLFRILENKGLVRISPELSERSLFLSGFKYRQSISMSIQSSLMEELIFRLLGVSLFIWLFGHDLMAILLTSVLWAFLHQGSGYNPSVYRWSQLVIFGIILGYAYLHVGFLTVLTAHFVHNFILTSLPLFSYKIQIKEGKYFQKIEKDITLN from the coding sequence ATGGAACTTATATGGCTCATAATTGGCTTCGTATCGCTGGGCATTTTCGTTAAATATCGCCCCAAATCATACGAGTCCATGCTTATTCCCAGGACGGAGGCAATCAGGTTGGCCCGGGAACGTATTTTTGAACTCGCAGGGGTTGATGTTTCAACATGGAAAGCTTACGCCATGTATTGGCACGACCGGAATACAATTAGCAGACTGCATCAGCTAAACAAGCTGGATACATTAAGAAAAACATTATTCAATTGGGGATTGGTGGAGTCCTGGAGGATTCGTTTTATAAGTCTCAATAATTCAATCATTATTGGCTTAAATGCCAGGGGAGAAGTTACTTTTCTGAACGTTACCGTTAGAGATAACCGGCACTATACGGGTGAAAAACAGGAGAAATCTATCGGGGATATCAAACGGACATTAACTCAGAAGGACAGTATTTTCTGGAAAGATGCGAAAATAATCGGTCAGGGCCAACGAACGGAAGATCTGAGTAATATCGATACATACTGGTATCTTGTTGAAGGCCAAGACCTAAGAATGAAAATTTCTGTTCAAGTAAGCCAGGGCCGCATCATAAACATTCTTAGTGATACCGAAATCAAAACCTCTAATATCCAGCAAGTAGTGAAAAAGGAGTTTCGGGAGACTGCCCTTAACCTGTCCGGTTTTATCGGTGCCCTTGGAGCTACAATAGCCGGTGTTTTAAGCCTGATTTATACGGATGCTTCCATTGGTTCAACCATCAGTGTTCTGCTTGCCGCCATTATTGTATTTGCCGTATTTCTTACCAGCACGGATGATGTGAAAATGGGCATTGTGAACGCCTATGATTCTCGTTTGACCATAAAATCCGTGTACATTATCGGATATTTATCCGCTCTTATGGCCGGATTGGCCTATAGTTGTGTAGTCTTCGTCACCTCTCTGGCAGGCTTTAATCTGGCGTCTTTAGAACAGATTCCCCTTTTCCGGAATCAGGTATCCCAGATTACTTACGGAGTAAGTATTGGCCTTATTTGTTTAGGGTTATTTTCCCTGTTGTTTAGGATCTTGGAGAACAAAGGACTGGTGCGCATATCCCCTGAACTATCGGAGAGGTCCTTATTCCTGTCGGGATTTAAATATCGCCAAAGTATCAGCATGAGCATTCAAAGCTCCCTTATGGAGGAACTTATCTTTAGGCTGCTGGGAGTTTCCCTGTTTATTTGGCTTTTTGGGCATGATCTTATGGCTATTTTACTTACTTCTGTTTTATGGGCATTTCTTCATCAGGGAAGCGGGTATAATCCTTCTGTCTATCGCTGGTCCCAACTCGTTATCTTTGGAATTATTCTGGGCTACGCCTATCTGCATGTTGGCTTCTTGACCGTACTGACCGCTCATTTCGTACACAACTTTATCCTGACCTCTCTTCCACTTTTTTCCTATAAAATCCAAATAAAAGAAGGAAAATACTTCCAAAAAATAGAAAAGGATATAACACTAAATTAA
- a CDS encoding MaoC/PaaZ C-terminal domain-containing protein has product MDIKTDDVFTWERTFTEEETLQFAHLTGDRGRHHMERDEKGRLMVHGLLTASIGTKIGGDLHYIAREMVNEFVRPVFTGDTITCELILTNVEQREGYKKVGIKCVYRNQDGKEVLIGTSHGIIRE; this is encoded by the coding sequence GTGGATATTAAAACAGATGATGTGTTTACTTGGGAAAGGACATTTACCGAGGAAGAAACTTTACAATTCGCACATCTTACAGGTGACCGGGGAAGGCACCATATGGAGCGGGATGAAAAAGGCCGCCTAATGGTTCATGGATTATTGACTGCAAGTATAGGAACTAAAATTGGCGGGGATTTACATTACATTGCAAGGGAAATGGTCAATGAGTTTGTCCGGCCTGTTTTCACTGGAGATACGATTACTTGTGAGCTTATCCTGACAAATGTTGAACAAAGAGAAGGATATAAAAAAGTAGGCATAAAGTGCGTTTACCGTAATCAAGACGGCAAAGAAGTATTGATAGGGACAAGTCACGGGATTATTCGGGAATGA
- a CDS encoding ABC transporter ATP-binding protein: MLTVNNLEKRYSNGDGVHNISFSVEAGEIVGLLGANGAGKTTTLRCITGLYLPDTGDIRIRGAYPGSVEAQKATAFIPDTPYLYPTLTVAEHLQFKAKAFGTAKEHLEDKVYHVLEEVGLEKFSDRLSGNLSKGQKQRVMLAAAILQEADLIIFDEPTVGLDIPSKQWLAHWIKKNAMDKRSILISSHSLDFVIETTYRVILIEQGELKSSKPVPKGKAELQAWCNGIIEELGGVLDSHE, translated from the coding sequence ATGCTGACAGTCAATAATTTAGAAAAAAGATATTCAAACGGGGATGGAGTCCATAATATTTCGTTTTCCGTGGAAGCCGGTGAAATCGTCGGTTTATTAGGTGCTAACGGAGCTGGTAAAACAACCACTTTAAGATGTATCACCGGCCTATACCTGCCGGATACGGGGGATATCAGAATCAGGGGGGCCTACCCGGGTTCAGTTGAAGCTCAAAAAGCCACGGCTTTTATTCCGGATACCCCTTATCTGTACCCTACCCTTACAGTGGCTGAACATCTTCAATTCAAAGCCAAGGCTTTTGGAACTGCTAAGGAACATCTGGAAGATAAGGTCTATCACGTCTTAGAAGAAGTCGGTCTGGAGAAATTTTCCGACAGATTAAGCGGCAATCTCTCGAAAGGCCAGAAGCAAAGAGTCATGCTGGCTGCCGCCATTCTTCAAGAAGCGGATTTAATCATTTTCGATGAGCCCACCGTAGGGTTGGATATTCCCTCCAAGCAATGGCTTGCCCACTGGATCAAGAAAAACGCTATGGACAAAAGAAGTATTCTTATCTCTTCCCATAGCCTGGACTTTGTTATTGAAACAACATACCGTGTCATTTTGATTGAGCAGGGAGAACTGAAAAGCTCCAAACCAGTGCCGAAGGGTAAGGCTGAACTTCAAGCATGGTGTAACGGAATTATTGAAGAGTTAGGGGGAGTTTTGGATAGCCATGAATAA
- a CDS encoding CatB-related O-acetyltransferase: MNKNKFKHWSEIKYLKDIVTNPLIEVGDYSYYSGYYDNYSFEDGCVRYLWGDKKSRSLFNPIEEFGWQIDRLIIGNYVCIAGGVVILMGGNNNHHAEWITVYPFVEQISHSFEPKGDTIIESDAWIGMNAMIMPGVTIGEGAIVAAGSVVTKDVAPYTIVGGNPAKEVKKRFSEEEIAKLKEIRWFDWKRESIEAATHLLSSSSIDELYEYYLREIKD; encoded by the coding sequence ATGAATAAAAACAAATTTAAACACTGGTCTGAGATTAAATATTTAAAGGATATCGTAACGAATCCATTAATCGAAGTCGGTGATTACTCCTATTACTCCGGTTATTATGATAATTATTCCTTTGAAGACGGATGCGTGAGGTATTTATGGGGAGATAAAAAATCTAGGAGCTTATTCAATCCAATCGAGGAATTTGGATGGCAAATAGACCGATTAATTATTGGTAATTATGTATGTATCGCAGGTGGTGTCGTCATTCTGATGGGGGGAAATAACAATCACCATGCAGAGTGGATTACTGTTTATCCGTTTGTTGAACAAATTAGCCATTCCTTTGAACCAAAAGGGGACACAATCATAGAAAGTGATGCATGGATTGGCATGAATGCAATGATTATGCCAGGTGTTACCATTGGTGAAGGCGCAATTGTTGCAGCAGGTTCAGTTGTAACAAAAGATGTTGCACCTTACACTATAGTTGGCGGGAACCCTGCAAAAGAAGTAAAGAAGCGTTTTTCAGAAGAGGAAATTGCGAAGTTAAAAGAGATACGCTGGTTTGATTGGAAGAGGGAGTCTATTGAAGCAGCCACTCACTTACTTTCAAGTTCTTCTATTGATGAGTTATATGAGTACTATTTACGAGAAATTAAGGACTGA